A window of Actinomadura viridis genomic DNA:
CCGGTGGGCGCCGACCGCGTCCTGTGGCTGGAGACGATGCATCCCACCGGCCATGAGCTGTCGGTGCGCTGGACGGTCGACGGCCGGGAGCTGCGGCGGGCGCGCGGCGCCCGCAACCTCGACCTGGCGCGGCTGCGCCTGGCGCCCGGCGCGCACACGGTCGAGGCCACGGTCACCGACCCGACCGCGTTCGTCCGGGACCCGGCGATCCGCGGGTCGGCCGCGCTGACGCGGACCCGCGCGTGGCAGGTCGACACCCGGGTCACGACGCCGCCGGCGGACGTCCCGGCGGGCTTCGGCGGCACGACCCCGACCGACCGCCCGGTGGGAGCCGGGGACGTCGTCCACGCGGAGACGACGCACCCGGTCCGGGAGATCCCGGAGATCCGGTGGGAGATCGACGGCCGGCCGGTGCGCGGCGGCGAGCGCTCCATCGACCTGGAGCGGCTCCGCCTCTCCCCCGGCACGCACCGGCTCACCGCCCGCGTGGGCGCGCAGACCCGGGCCTGGACGGTCGACGCGCGCCCGCCGACGGCGTCCGTCGAGCTGTCCCGCCCGGCCGAGACGGTGCGGCGTCCGGGCCGGCCGCCCGAGTACGTCTTCGACGGCCCGTTCACCATGCGCATGACCACGGCCGACGACCGTCCGGGCACCGTGGTCGGCGAGTTCCGGGTGAACGGGGACGGCTGGTACAACTACTTCGGCTGGCCCACCGACTCCTCGGCGCCGTTCCTGTTCACGGAGAACGGGACGGTGATCGACCACCTCTCCTACGGCGGCATCGGCAAGGGCCGGCACACCATCGAGTACCGCGCGATCGACCCGGCGGGCAACATCGGCGAGCCGAAGCGGTTCGTGGCGACGCTCCGCTGACCCGCCCGGCGTGCCGCCCTCCGGTCGCGTCCGGGGCGGCACGCCGGAGATCAGCGCAGGGCGCCGTCGGGATCCTGCGCCGCGCCCGTGCCCGTGCCCGCATCCGTGCCCGCATCCGTGCCCGCGTCCGCGTCCGGCGCCCTCGCGCCGGCCTCGGCGGCCTCGGCGGCCTCGGCGGCGGGGGACGAGCGGTGCAGGGTGGCGAGGACCGAGCCGCAGAGGATGAGCGCGAACGCCCCGATGATCGTCCCGGTGAGGGGCTCGTCCAGGAACAGGACCCCGGCGGTGACCGCCACGGCCGGGTTGACGTAGGTGAAGACCATGGCCCGGGAGGTCCCGGCCTCCCGGATGAGCTCGAAGAAGACCAGGAACGCCAGCGCCGTGCACACCACACCGAGGCCGGCCAGGGCCGCGAGGACCGTGCCGTCCGGCAGCGAGCGCGGCCAGGTGGCCGCCGCCGGGGCGGTGTAGACGAGCGCCGCGACGGTCAGGCAGGCGGCGGTCATCGGCAGGCTCGGCACGTCGCCCAGGCGGCGCGCCGCGATCATGGGGGCGATCGAGTAGCCG
This region includes:
- a CDS encoding DMT family transporter, which translates into the protein MSRRGWVLFALMSVLWGIPYLLIKVAVEDVSVPVLVFARTALGAAVLLPLALWGGGRGHLRTLRRHWKPLLAFAVLEIIGPWALLSDAERHLTSSMTGLLIAAVPIVGVLLARLTGDAERLGPARWCGLLLGLAGVGVLAAPHLGGGSAWAIGEIMLVVLGYSIAPMIAARRLGDVPSLPMTAACLTVAALVYTAPAAATWPRSLPDGTVLAALAGLGVVCTALAFLVFFELIREAGTSRAMVFTYVNPAVAVTAGVLFLDEPLTGTIIGAFALILCGSVLATLHRSSPAAEAAEAAEAGARAPDADAGTDAGTDAGTGTGAAQDPDGALR